A genomic window from Desulfobotulus mexicanus includes:
- a CDS encoding mechanosensitive ion channel family protein yields MPSVDSMIVDVQSFLALYGLRVLAALAIFIIGRMIAGSIRKMLKTAMDRSKIDPTLSGFFTSVVYFGILTFVIIAALGKLGVQTTSFIAILGAAGLAVGLALQGSLSNFAAGVLMIIFRHFRVGDYIEGGGTAGTVQDIGIFTTELTTPDNKKVIVPNAKLTGDNIINYSVTGTRRVDMVFGVSYGDDIDKVKRVIAEVLNEESRILEEPKPLIALSSLGDSSVNFFVRPWVKSGDYWPVLFDLNEKMKKRFDAEGISIPFPQQDVYLHKIER; encoded by the coding sequence ATGCCATCCGTTGATTCCATGATTGTTGATGTTCAAAGCTTTCTGGCCCTTTACGGCCTGCGGGTTCTTGCAGCCCTGGCCATTTTCATTATCGGCCGTATGATTGCAGGGTCCATACGCAAAATGCTGAAAACAGCCATGGACCGGTCAAAGATAGATCCCACCCTCTCCGGATTTTTCACAAGTGTTGTTTATTTCGGCATCCTGACCTTTGTGATCATCGCAGCCCTTGGAAAACTGGGAGTGCAGACCACCTCCTTCATCGCCATCCTCGGTGCCGCAGGTCTGGCCGTCGGTCTCGCCCTGCAGGGCTCCCTTTCCAACTTTGCAGCAGGGGTGCTCATGATCATTTTCCGCCACTTCCGGGTCGGTGATTATATTGAAGGAGGCGGCACAGCTGGCACCGTACAGGATATTGGCATTTTCACCACAGAACTCACCACGCCGGACAATAAAAAGGTGATTGTACCCAATGCAAAACTCACTGGAGACAATATCATCAACTATTCCGTAACCGGAACCCGGAGGGTGGACATGGTTTTCGGTGTCAGTTACGGCGATGACATCGATAAGGTCAAAAGGGTGATTGCAGAGGTTCTCAACGAGGAAAGCCGAATACTGGAAGAACCCAAACCCCTTATTGCCCTTTCTTCCTTGGGCGACAGCAGCGTGAACTTTTTTGTCCGGCCCTGGGTAAAAAGTGGTGACTACTGGCCCGTGCTTTTTGACCTGAATGAAAAAATGAAAAAACGCTTTGATGCGGAAGGCATCTCCATTCCCTTTCCCCAGCAGGATGTGTATCTGCATAAAATTGAGCGCTGA
- the cydC gene encoding thiol reductant ABC exporter subunit CydC, translating into MEKLEKRKKQAEQGAGFFGKKLLALSSLFFLQGPMGFAGLGLGMLGLGAAVLLLAVSGWFITAAGVAALSLATLHSFNYLQPAALIRLLAISRTLALYGERIVSHDGILSLLQRLRLWLFDGLSSMNRFRMAGFGSGELMQRMLADMDRLDQWPLRGLAPWAWATGLSALVSALLFWLQPDLAVIFLLFIIAVWGLLPCFILLPVLRCTRSHTRMEGKRRQFLLETLAGLITLRTTGAFRARGKALEAMDSEILGNQWRIQVFGLVAQLFILLSLSAVLWMVVFHGGRAVEAGQFSGAVLVGIACVILGLTEVFLPLSATFQSLGFTLEARDRITDSVAGAREIKGGVRSLPQNLSFCLENVSARQKNAATGPQGVSLTLHRGDSLWIEGPSGCGKSTLAAVMAGWLSPEAGEVRVNGVALIDVEEGCLRRHVGLLDQDVHLFPMMLGENLRLASPLAGDDLLMDLLDEVALGDWARELPEGLNTPIGDYGTGVSGGQARRLALARLLLMETPVLILDEPFEGLDADTADALLTMLRRRQKDGILIVISHQHLKGSFTHYLRLSPA; encoded by the coding sequence ATGGAAAAACTAGAAAAGAGAAAGAAACAAGCAGAGCAAGGTGCAGGTTTTTTTGGAAAAAAGCTCCTGGCCCTGTCTTCGCTTTTTTTTCTTCAGGGTCCCATGGGTTTTGCCGGACTGGGGCTTGGAATGCTGGGTCTGGGGGCGGCTGTGCTTTTGCTGGCGGTTTCGGGCTGGTTTATCACAGCAGCAGGGGTGGCGGCACTTTCCCTTGCTACCCTGCACAGCTTTAATTATCTACAGCCAGCAGCCCTGATCCGTCTTCTGGCCATTAGCCGTACCCTGGCCCTTTACGGGGAGCGTATTGTTTCCCACGATGGTATTCTTAGTCTTCTACAGCGCTTGAGGCTCTGGCTCTTTGACGGACTTTCCAGCATGAACCGTTTTCGTATGGCAGGTTTTGGCAGCGGTGAGCTGATGCAGCGTATGCTGGCGGATATGGATCGTCTGGATCAGTGGCCCCTGCGGGGGCTTGCCCCATGGGCCTGGGCCACAGGGCTCTCTGCCCTTGTCTCTGCTCTGCTGTTCTGGCTGCAGCCTGATCTTGCAGTGATTTTTCTTCTTTTTATCATTGCCGTATGGGGGCTTCTGCCCTGTTTCATACTGCTGCCGGTTCTTCGATGTACCCGTTCCCATACCCGGATGGAGGGAAAGCGCAGGCAGTTTCTCCTTGAGACTCTGGCAGGTCTCATCACCCTGCGTACCACGGGTGCTTTTAGGGCCAGAGGTAAAGCTCTGGAAGCCATGGATAGCGAAATCCTCGGGAACCAGTGGCGTATACAGGTGTTTGGTCTTGTCGCCCAGCTTTTTATTCTGCTGAGCCTTTCCGCAGTGCTATGGATGGTGGTGTTCCATGGGGGAAGGGCCGTTGAGGCCGGTCAGTTTTCTGGGGCTGTGCTGGTGGGTATCGCCTGCGTGATTCTGGGACTGACGGAAGTGTTTTTGCCATTATCTGCAACCTTTCAGTCACTGGGTTTCACCCTTGAAGCCAGGGACCGGATCACTGATTCTGTGGCAGGAGCCAGGGAAATAAAGGGCGGTGTGAGATCCCTGCCACAAAATCTTTCCTTTTGCCTTGAAAATGTAAGTGCCCGTCAGAAAAATGCGGCAACGGGACCGCAGGGGGTTTCATTGACCCTGCATAGGGGCGACAGTCTCTGGATAGAAGGGCCTTCGGGCTGTGGAAAGTCCACTCTGGCTGCGGTTATGGCGGGCTGGCTTTCTCCGGAAGCAGGGGAGGTTCGGGTAAACGGTGTAGCCCTGATTGATGTTGAGGAAGGCTGCCTGCGCCGGCATGTGGGGCTTCTGGATCAGGATGTGCATCTTTTTCCCATGATGCTGGGAGAAAATCTCCGGCTTGCCAGCCCCCTTGCCGGGGATGATCTTTTGATGGACCTGCTTGATGAGGTGGCCCTTGGCGACTGGGCAAGGGAGCTTCCCGAAGGACTGAATACGCCCATCGGGGATTACGGGACAGGGGTTTCAGGGGGCCAGGCCCGGAGACTGGCCCTGGCCCGGCTTCTTTTAATGGAAACGCCGGTTCTTATTCTGGATGAACCCTTTGAAGGTCTGGATGCTGACACGGCGGATGCCCTGCTTACCATGCTGCGCAGAAGACAGAAGGATGGGATTCTCATTGTGATCAGTCACCAGCATCTGAAGGGGAGCTTCACCCATTATCTTCGTCTGTCTCCAGCATAA